Proteins from a single region of Sphaerochaeta globosa str. Buddy:
- a CDS encoding AEC family transporter has protein sequence MIFFTAFSVLFPLFAKIGLGYGIRSLKILSEKTLKEMNNVVFRVFLPTLLFSNIYKTDFSTITSFNLLWYAVLSLVVMVSFYMLLIPRLESENSKRGVLVQGICRSNFIFFGMPMAATLYGGTSAGIASLMVGVVVPVINVLSVVVLEYFRGKKPDGKKILKGIVLNPIVIGGVLGLLCAITGIKLPQSLAGVVFEVAEIATPLSLIVLGASVTFSSVKVNRKPLVIGVLNRLVIVPAIGITVAILVGFRDLELILLMAMYASPAAVSSYTMAQQMDGDAELAGQIVVFTTALSLLSLFFWISLLMALGYF, from the coding sequence ATGATATTTTTTACCGCATTCTCAGTCCTTTTTCCTTTGTTTGCAAAGATTGGCCTTGGATATGGTATTCGGAGCCTCAAGATTCTCTCTGAGAAAACCCTTAAGGAAATGAACAACGTGGTGTTTCGAGTCTTTCTTCCCACGCTGCTCTTCTCCAATATCTACAAGACTGATTTTTCCACCATCACTTCTTTCAACCTGTTGTGGTACGCAGTGCTTTCCTTGGTAGTGATGGTAAGCTTCTATATGCTGCTGATTCCCCGTTTGGAATCGGAGAACAGTAAACGAGGAGTATTGGTCCAGGGTATTTGTAGAAGCAACTTCATATTCTTCGGCATGCCGATGGCCGCCACCTTGTATGGAGGGACCAGTGCAGGTATCGCCTCCTTGATGGTAGGGGTGGTGGTTCCGGTAATCAATGTGCTCAGTGTCGTTGTTTTGGAATACTTCAGGGGAAAAAAACCTGATGGGAAGAAAATTCTCAAAGGCATTGTCCTCAACCCGATCGTCATCGGGGGAGTACTGGGACTGCTGTGTGCCATCACCGGAATCAAACTGCCTCAAAGCCTTGCAGGCGTAGTGTTTGAGGTAGCAGAGATTGCAACACCGCTTTCCCTGATCGTCCTGGGTGCTTCGGTGACCTTCTCCTCGGTCAAGGTGAACCGTAAGCCCTTGGTCATCGGGGTGCTGAATAGGTTGGTGATTGTTCCGGCAATCGGAATCACTGTGGCAATTCTTGTTGGATTCAGGGACCTTGAGTTGATCCTCTTGATGGCCATGTATGCCTCTCCGGCGGCTGTGTCTTCCTACACCATGGCCCAGCAGATGGATGGGGACGCAGAGCTAGCGGGGCAGATTGTCGTATTTACGACAGCCCTGTCCCTGCTCAGCTTATTTTTCTGGATTTCACTGCTCATGGCCTTGGGGTATTTCTAG
- a CDS encoding DUF6930 domain-containing protein translates to MASTKGKVIGQASGFLYDEPMEKIMDTHTLYSLAKAYTDAAVASVFSENDLMCVIAQDKTPYYVSLVDSAFAAYRGEKGLTGYLALSLSDEQSDSFEYMEMEQEQECLLCLLNNTRQDIEDADYQAIVESGVPFEDGMYPQFRSKLQYRYPWYIEESEGSDLILILRAVLFAKEYFASYKKTGKTNSFSYWLDSLNLKESSDKEYIPCIEERDGTFIVTAKILQDEAYGFSYPQAFFTDEEKQRTYKRMRSKPGKILYVATGMLPEPLLGEKGGRPLFPIFQLVYDPQAHQILDIFMVEDYEKEHGSFISHLLEIFEKEGKPQAIHCFGKRTLPLLEKIAPQMGIMVVEGGQNEELNSILMDMMHDLFVEEGNAHEHHHHHEEGCSCNHDGEHHHHHGDGCSCDHHHEE, encoded by the coding sequence ATGGCAAGTACCAAAGGCAAGGTCATTGGACAAGCCTCGGGATTTTTGTATGATGAGCCGATGGAGAAAATTATGGATACCCATACCTTATACAGCCTTGCCAAAGCCTATACCGATGCTGCTGTTGCTTCGGTTTTCTCAGAGAACGACCTCATGTGTGTCATTGCCCAAGACAAGACTCCCTACTATGTTTCGCTTGTCGATTCCGCCTTTGCAGCGTATCGAGGGGAGAAAGGCCTTACCGGATACCTTGCTCTCTCACTTTCCGATGAACAGAGTGATTCGTTTGAGTATATGGAGATGGAACAGGAGCAGGAATGCCTTCTGTGCCTTCTCAACAATACAAGACAGGATATTGAGGATGCCGATTATCAGGCTATTGTAGAGAGTGGAGTTCCATTCGAGGATGGTATGTATCCACAGTTCCGCAGCAAGCTGCAGTACCGATACCCTTGGTATATTGAGGAGAGCGAGGGTAGTGACCTCATTCTGATCCTCCGTGCCGTTCTTTTTGCAAAAGAGTACTTCGCCTCCTATAAGAAGACGGGCAAGACCAATTCTTTCTCCTACTGGCTGGATTCCCTGAACCTCAAAGAGAGTTCAGACAAAGAGTACATCCCCTGCATTGAAGAGCGGGATGGAACCTTTATTGTCACCGCAAAGATTCTGCAGGATGAAGCCTATGGATTCTCTTATCCCCAGGCATTCTTCACCGACGAAGAGAAACAACGCACGTATAAGCGCATGCGTTCAAAACCAGGAAAGATATTGTATGTTGCCACCGGGATGCTCCCCGAGCCGTTGCTTGGAGAGAAAGGCGGCCGACCGCTCTTTCCAATTTTCCAACTGGTGTATGACCCCCAGGCTCACCAGATCCTTGACATCTTCATGGTGGAGGATTATGAGAAAGAACACGGGTCCTTTATCAGCCATCTGCTGGAAATCTTTGAGAAAGAAGGAAAGCCGCAGGCTATCCACTGCTTTGGAAAGCGTACGCTGCCCCTCTTGGAAAAGATTGCCCCCCAGATGGGCATCATGGTAGTTGAAGGGGGACAGAATGAGGAACTCAATTCCATTCTGATGGATATGATGCATGACCTATTCGTTGAAGAAGGGAACGCCCATGAGCACCATCACCACCATGAAGAGGGCTGTTCATGCAATCATGACGGGGAACATCACCACCACCATGGGGATGGTTGCTCCTGTGACCATCATCACGAAGAGTAA
- a CDS encoding lysophospholipid acyltransferase family protein encodes MTGLEKLEQVKRFDMKKKPFRQRHFLRPVTWLLSYPTVWSHRLKINRTNMDGIKPPFLLLCTHHAFIDFKVTTAALFPWRANYVVAIDGFLKREWLLRNAGGICKRKFTNDLQLIRQIREVLAVNKDVLALYPEARYSLVGTTAVLPDSLGKMAKLLGVPVVMLNMHGHYLNSPVWNLKDRGNRIEADYSLLFNKDDLAKSSVAHINEVIRKAFEYDEYQWQKDNQIRISYAKRAEGLHKPLYQCPHCLSEYTTYSEGIHIGCSSCHKKWEMTEYGELQAVQKADDEQTLVTEFSHIPHWYEFERKQVRAQIEAGTYYLKTKAYVEALPNADGYIPLGEALLIHDMQGFKLEGMFGKKGFLLAKTPLSMYSCHIEYEYFGKGDCIDLSTLEDTYYIYPKEQQFSVTKIALATEELFAFSSKEQEITPQGLLEAVAQSPS; translated from the coding sequence ATGACTGGATTAGAGAAGCTAGAGCAAGTTAAGCGATTCGATATGAAAAAGAAGCCCTTCCGCCAACGTCACTTCCTTAGACCTGTGACTTGGTTGTTAAGCTATCCGACTGTGTGGTCCCACCGTTTAAAAATCAATCGTACCAACATGGATGGAATTAAGCCTCCATTTCTACTTCTATGCACCCATCATGCCTTTATCGACTTCAAGGTAACCACCGCCGCCCTTTTTCCCTGGCGGGCCAACTATGTGGTAGCAATCGACGGATTTCTCAAACGCGAATGGCTGCTACGCAATGCCGGGGGAATCTGTAAGAGAAAATTCACCAATGATTTACAGCTAATCAGACAAATCCGGGAAGTGCTTGCGGTCAACAAGGATGTCCTGGCCTTATATCCGGAGGCAAGGTACTCCTTGGTGGGAACCACTGCTGTGTTACCCGACTCGCTGGGGAAAATGGCAAAATTGCTTGGGGTTCCGGTCGTCATGCTCAACATGCATGGTCACTACCTAAACAGTCCCGTATGGAATCTGAAGGATCGGGGCAATCGCATCGAAGCTGATTACAGCCTGCTTTTCAACAAGGACGATTTGGCAAAGAGTTCGGTCGCCCACATCAATGAGGTCATCAGGAAAGCCTTCGAATATGATGAGTATCAATGGCAGAAGGATAATCAAATCCGCATCAGCTACGCAAAGCGGGCTGAGGGGCTGCATAAACCACTGTATCAGTGTCCCCACTGCTTGAGCGAGTACACCACCTACAGCGAAGGAATCCATATCGGTTGCTCATCCTGCCATAAGAAATGGGAGATGACCGAATATGGAGAGTTGCAAGCCGTCCAGAAGGCTGACGATGAACAGACCTTGGTTACCGAGTTCTCCCACATCCCCCATTGGTATGAGTTTGAACGCAAGCAGGTGAGAGCCCAAATAGAGGCGGGAACCTACTATCTGAAAACCAAGGCATATGTGGAAGCCCTCCCCAATGCCGACGGCTATATTCCCCTTGGTGAGGCTCTGCTGATTCATGACATGCAGGGCTTCAAGTTGGAAGGCATGTTCGGCAAGAAAGGCTTTTTGCTTGCAAAGACACCACTGTCGATGTATTCCTGCCATATCGAGTATGAGTATTTCGGCAAGGGAGACTGCATCGACCTATCTACTTTGGAGGATACCTACTATATCTATCCAAAAGAACAACAATTCTCGGTTACCAAAATTGCTTTGGCAACCGAGGAGTTGTTTGCTTTCTCCAGCAAGGAGCAGGAAATTACTCCCCAAGGCTTACTAGAGGCAGTTGCTCAATCACCTTCCTGA
- a CDS encoding DUF2202 domain-containing protein, with the protein MYKHTSIIVLALILVSSLTLAAQPIDEVQTTTPVALQTATEQTVVGTDGLLYMREEEKLARDVYLALYEKWGARAFLNIANAEQQHMDAVGALLAARNIEDPVAGSQAGEFKNADLASLYSVLVKQGMKSISEAYLVGAIIEDLDISDLKEYLSKTTDEAEIWVYTNLLKGSENHMRAFIRQLDRYGVTYKARYISEAELASILSGR; encoded by the coding sequence ATGTACAAACATACGAGCATCATAGTTTTGGCACTGATCCTGGTTTCTTCGCTTACCCTCGCCGCACAGCCGATTGACGAGGTACAAACAACTACACCCGTAGCTTTACAGACTGCTACTGAACAGACGGTCGTTGGAACCGACGGGCTTCTGTACATGCGTGAAGAAGAAAAACTTGCACGCGATGTCTACCTCGCCCTCTATGAGAAATGGGGTGCCCGGGCATTTTTGAACATCGCGAATGCCGAACAGCAGCACATGGATGCAGTGGGAGCCCTGCTTGCAGCCCGCAACATTGAAGACCCCGTTGCAGGTTCTCAAGCCGGTGAGTTCAAGAACGCTGATTTGGCCTCGCTCTACTCCGTCTTGGTAAAGCAAGGCATGAAATCGATCTCCGAAGCCTATCTGGTAGGAGCCATTATTGAGGATTTGGACATCTCCGATTTGAAGGAGTATCTTTCAAAGACTACTGATGAAGCCGAAATTTGGGTATATACCAATCTCCTGAAGGGATCGGAGAACCACATGCGTGCCTTTATCAGACAGCTTGACCGGTACGGTGTTACCTACAAAGCTCGCTATATCAGTGAAGCAGAACTCGCATCCATCTTGTCAGGAAGGTGA
- a CDS encoding sugar kinase gives MGKKYVTFGEIMLRLKSPGHERFFQSPLLEATFGGGEANVAVSLSLLGKDAKFVTALPANAIGEAAVREVRKYGVDTSAINMTKGGRVGIYFLETGANQRPSSVVYDRSESSICLAKPSDFDFTSIMADAAWLHVTGITPAISQDAADSCLAAMKQAKKAGATVSIDLNYRKKLWNYGKKAPEVMRELVKFADVIVANEEDIQKCLAIEAKIDVTSGELDTEVYKALTEEVKAQFPNISVVAVTLRESKSADHNGWSAALCGKSGFYLSRHYEITDIIDRVGGGDSFSAGLIYALSEYADDEQYVINFAVAASALKHSIDGDFNLSTKAEVEALLKGDGSGRVQR, from the coding sequence ATGGGCAAAAAATATGTGACGTTTGGTGAAATAATGTTGAGGCTGAAGAGCCCTGGTCATGAACGCTTCTTCCAATCCCCTCTCTTGGAAGCAACCTTTGGAGGTGGCGAAGCAAACGTTGCTGTTTCGCTCTCCCTGCTGGGCAAGGATGCCAAGTTCGTTACTGCTCTTCCCGCCAATGCAATCGGCGAAGCCGCCGTACGTGAGGTACGCAAGTATGGTGTCGATACCTCTGCCATCAACATGACCAAAGGTGGCCGTGTCGGTATCTACTTTTTGGAGACCGGTGCCAACCAGAGACCGAGCAGTGTGGTATACGACCGTTCAGAGTCTTCCATTTGCTTGGCCAAACCTTCCGACTTTGATTTTACCTCCATTATGGCAGACGCTGCATGGCTTCATGTGACCGGCATCACCCCGGCTATCAGCCAGGATGCAGCCGACAGCTGTCTTGCCGCCATGAAGCAGGCCAAGAAGGCCGGGGCAACCGTCTCCATCGATTTGAACTACCGAAAGAAGCTTTGGAACTACGGCAAGAAGGCTCCCGAGGTAATGCGTGAGCTGGTCAAGTTTGCCGATGTCATCGTGGCGAACGAGGAAGATATCCAAAAGTGCCTGGCCATAGAAGCCAAGATCGATGTCACCAGCGGAGAGCTGGATACTGAGGTGTATAAGGCTCTGACTGAAGAAGTCAAGGCTCAGTTCCCCAACATCAGCGTCGTTGCTGTCACTCTGCGCGAGAGCAAGAGCGCCGACCACAACGGTTGGAGCGCAGCCCTGTGTGGAAAGAGCGGATTCTACCTCTCCAGACACTATGAGATTACCGATATCATCGACCGTGTCGGTGGAGGCGATTCCTTCTCTGCAGGCTTGATTTATGCCCTCAGCGAGTATGCAGATGATGAGCAGTATGTCATCAACTTCGCTGTAGCAGCCTCTGCTTTGAAGCACTCCATCGACGGAGATTTCAACCTGTCGACCAAGGCAGAAGTAGAAGCCCTGCTCAAGGGTGATGGAAGCGGACGCGTTCAACGCTAA
- a CDS encoding bifunctional 4-hydroxy-2-oxoglutarate aldolase/2-dehydro-3-deoxy-phosphogluconate aldolase — MHEALFEQIHKIGLVPVVKIDDASKAVGLAKAMVKGGLPCAEVTFRTAAAEEAIKQITSAVPEMLVGAGTVINLDFAKKAVAAGAKFIVSPGFNPSVVDWCLENNIPIVPGVCTPSDIEAGLSRGLSTLKFFPAEVSGGVDMLKNLAGPFPNLMFMPTGGISPANLASYAKQSNVLAVGGSWMVKPELIEAEDWDTISNLCSEAVVALQGLEFAHLGINNENAAEAEKTIAALQAFGMVKKVGNSSTFLNTTIEVLPKMYYGRLGHLGFKCFDIERTLAYLGRHGFTVNEETITRDAKGKIKVCYIKQEFSGFAVHLVKA; from the coding sequence ATGCACGAAGCACTGTTTGAACAAATTCACAAAATCGGTCTTGTACCCGTAGTAAAAATTGATGATGCAAGCAAAGCCGTAGGGCTTGCAAAGGCCATGGTAAAGGGCGGTCTTCCCTGTGCAGAGGTCACCTTCCGCACTGCAGCTGCCGAAGAAGCTATCAAGCAAATCACCTCTGCTGTCCCTGAGATGCTCGTAGGTGCTGGAACGGTGATCAACCTCGATTTTGCCAAGAAAGCGGTTGCAGCTGGTGCAAAATTCATTGTCTCCCCTGGTTTCAATCCCTCCGTTGTAGACTGGTGCCTTGAGAACAACATCCCCATCGTTCCCGGTGTCTGTACGCCCAGCGATATTGAAGCAGGCTTGTCCCGCGGACTGTCCACCCTCAAGTTTTTCCCCGCTGAAGTAAGCGGTGGTGTCGATATGCTGAAGAATCTGGCAGGGCCCTTCCCCAATTTGATGTTCATGCCTACCGGCGGCATCAGCCCGGCAAATCTTGCCTCCTATGCAAAGCAATCCAATGTGCTGGCAGTCGGCGGTTCATGGATGGTCAAGCCTGAGCTCATCGAAGCTGAAGATTGGGATACCATTTCCAACCTGTGCAGCGAAGCAGTAGTAGCCCTGCAGGGCCTGGAGTTCGCACACCTTGGCATCAACAACGAGAATGCAGCCGAAGCTGAAAAGACCATTGCCGCCCTCCAAGCGTTCGGCATGGTCAAGAAGGTAGGCAACAGCTCCACCTTCCTGAATACCACCATCGAGGTGCTACCCAAGATGTACTACGGCAGACTCGGCCACCTTGGTTTCAAATGCTTCGATATCGAACGCACCCTTGCCTACTTGGGTCGTCATGGGTTCACGGTCAATGAAGAGACCATCACCCGCGATGCAAAGGGCAAGATCAAGGTCTGTTACATCAAGCAGGAGTTCAGCGGGTTTGCTGTACACCTGGTCAAGGCATAA
- a CDS encoding GNAT family N-acetyltransferase, with the protein MQIIQSYMLTKTQISEIETLQSLSFLPEGLENHVFLSSEMNVYKDLDCFFLGYENDQLVSFLGAFLPSRKEVEFNGFTHPDHRRKGCFTLLVEHALTLYRPYSFTQALFQRELNSKSGFSYLQKRYPELDRSEYLMTLEQQHWNNKDTVGTLELVTEQCKEETIAVMSDAFEETLDESAHFLTYLLNQSDRKTFLYRQEGTAVGVMNALLEDGVWVIHGVGILHAFRNQGMGRHMLSLAFDVLFQDAATIQLEVDSQNPPALSLYRKLGFQTTSQVDYHRLIL; encoded by the coding sequence ATGCAGATTATACAAAGCTATATGCTTACCAAAACTCAGATTTCTGAAATTGAAACACTACAGAGCCTCTCCTTTCTTCCTGAAGGTTTGGAGAACCACGTCTTTCTTTCATCGGAAATGAATGTATACAAGGACCTGGATTGTTTCTTCCTTGGGTATGAGAATGACCAGCTGGTCAGCTTTCTTGGTGCATTCTTGCCCAGCCGCAAGGAAGTGGAGTTCAACGGCTTCACCCATCCCGATCATCGTAGGAAGGGTTGTTTTACTTTGCTTGTGGAACATGCACTCACCCTGTATAGGCCATATTCGTTCACCCAAGCACTTTTCCAACGAGAACTGAACAGTAAAAGCGGCTTTTCCTATCTACAGAAGCGGTATCCCGAACTGGATCGCAGCGAGTACCTGATGACCCTTGAACAGCAACATTGGAACAACAAGGATACAGTGGGGACTCTTGAGCTGGTTACTGAGCAATGCAAAGAAGAAACCATTGCAGTAATGAGTGATGCCTTTGAAGAGACACTCGATGAGAGTGCCCATTTTCTGACCTATCTGCTCAACCAAAGCGACCGAAAAACATTTCTCTACCGTCAAGAAGGAACAGCCGTTGGAGTTATGAACGCTCTATTGGAAGACGGTGTATGGGTTATTCATGGTGTAGGGATCTTGCATGCATTCAGGAACCAAGGGATGGGAAGGCATATGCTATCTCTAGCCTTCGACGTCCTGTTCCAGGATGCTGCTACCATTCAACTTGAAGTGGATTCCCAGAACCCTCCCGCCCTATCTCTCTATCGAAAATTAGGCTTTCAGACTACTTCACAAGTTGATTACCATAGATTGATTTTGTGA
- a CDS encoding ABC transporter substrate-binding protein, translated as MKKTLAILLVLVMLVPALFAQGGQEAAPAAPAPVAAPAPAAAPAPVAAGSGSVNAYTTLEEPLAAKLFQLFEAETGIKVNFVRLSGGEAVARLEAESANPQASIWVGGVGLDHITAKSKGLTTPYVSRYTSKTAAQFRDAENYFIGLYVGPLTFVTNLNRAKELGLEAPKSWADLLKPEYKGYIRMANPNSSGTAYNVLTTMLDIFGTEDKMIEYMKELDKNIDQYTKSGSAPGKSVATGEIPVAIGYAHDQVKLKAAGSPVVITAPSEGTGYELASMSLVKGGKDTVNAKRLYDWILSSPVAQSTFTEWYVVLVAEGSAKHPDALSINEIKTVAQDMAWDGDNVNKTRLLDRWTNEIGNKR; from the coding sequence ATGAAAAAAACACTTGCAATTCTGCTGGTACTTGTCATGCTCGTACCTGCTCTGTTTGCACAGGGCGGCCAAGAAGCTGCCCCTGCTGCCCCCGCCCCTGTTGCAGCTCCTGCTCCCGCTGCCGCACCCGCCCCTGTTGCTGCCGGATCTGGTAGCGTCAACGCCTATACCACCCTTGAGGAACCCCTTGCTGCAAAACTTTTCCAGCTCTTCGAGGCTGAAACCGGCATTAAGGTAAACTTCGTCCGCTTAAGCGGTGGTGAAGCTGTTGCTCGTTTGGAAGCTGAATCTGCCAATCCCCAGGCATCCATTTGGGTCGGCGGTGTAGGCCTTGACCACATCACTGCAAAGAGCAAGGGTTTGACCACTCCGTACGTGAGCCGCTATACCAGCAAGACAGCCGCACAGTTCCGCGATGCTGAAAACTACTTCATCGGCCTCTATGTTGGACCCCTTACCTTTGTAACCAACCTTAACCGTGCCAAGGAACTTGGCCTTGAGGCTCCCAAGAGCTGGGCAGACCTGCTCAAGCCCGAGTACAAGGGTTACATCCGCATGGCCAACCCCAACTCCTCCGGTACTGCTTACAACGTCCTGACCACGATGCTCGATATTTTCGGCACCGAGGACAAGATGATTGAGTACATGAAAGAGCTGGATAAGAACATCGACCAATACACCAAGAGCGGATCTGCTCCCGGCAAGAGTGTTGCAACCGGTGAGATTCCCGTAGCAATCGGCTATGCTCATGACCAGGTCAAGCTCAAGGCTGCTGGTTCTCCTGTGGTCATCACCGCTCCCAGCGAAGGAACCGGTTATGAACTTGCTTCCATGTCCCTGGTCAAGGGCGGCAAGGATACTGTCAACGCCAAGAGGCTGTACGACTGGATCCTCTCCAGCCCCGTTGCACAATCAACGTTCACCGAGTGGTACGTAGTATTGGTAGCAGAAGGTTCGGCTAAGCATCCCGATGCCCTTTCCATCAACGAAATCAAGACCGTTGCTCAGGATATGGCTTGGGACGGAGACAATGTCAACAAGACCAGATTGCTCGACCGCTGGACTAATGAGATCGGCAACAAGAGATAA
- a CDS encoding ABC transporter permease has product MFTKKRILQFCAAALIFLLADFWMYSTLSSNFRGYEEQRNFNEIELFAQTVPEETTNLAYETWIPTVKDIIPGSRALYLTFDELTFDFVPLTGSQTTLALFEANKPNAEFQKALESVYYLEPMRLGSSYKADYSIDPDVHSFEVTDSQVYFVPVIDETGYQVSGAVMILVPTSTATGFNNLLRTLFIVAAVVFLGILLVISFTRDPMTGFMVLGLFAIVLVFIAYPLIEAVRLSFMKDGVFSLQTWKESLSPTYLVALWGSLRLGILTATISTLVGYMFAFLIERTSFKQKKLMTTLATMPVISPPFSLSLSIILLFGNNGLISKQLLHLNTSIYGLGGLTVVQVIGMFPIAFMTISGVLRQIDSTVEDASLDLSATRWQTFKSITLPLSAPGILSAWLLVFTNSLADFANPLLLSGDYRVLSTEAYMLVTGRSNLGAGSALSFILLMPTLTAFLIQRNWVSKKSFVTVTGKPSTNLTELTNKPVRMVLEIGSWAFIGFIGALYLTIVAGCFVVNWGIDYSFTLANWGEALSRGWTSIRDTVTLALIATPIAGLLAMLSAMLIVRKKFPGKRFLEMMIMTPYAIPGTLIGISYVLAFNKQPLLLVGTGAIIVINYIIRELPVGLENGITALHQIDPAIEESAADLGADVPTVFKTIVLPLIRPAFLSSMSYTFVRSMTAVSAIIFLISARWNHLTVLIFNFSENLRFGLASVLSTVLIFIVLSVWALMQIVVRDDKLTQKSISTR; this is encoded by the coding sequence ATGTTTACAAAAAAACGCATCCTTCAGTTCTGTGCTGCGGCACTGATTTTCCTGCTGGCCGACTTCTGGATGTATAGTACGCTCTCCTCGAACTTTAGGGGCTATGAAGAGCAGCGGAACTTCAATGAGATTGAACTGTTCGCCCAAACAGTACCCGAAGAAACCACAAACCTCGCCTATGAAACATGGATCCCTACGGTTAAGGATATTATTCCAGGCTCACGAGCACTCTATCTGACTTTTGATGAGCTGACCTTCGACTTTGTCCCCCTGACCGGATCGCAAACAACACTTGCACTTTTTGAGGCAAACAAACCCAATGCGGAATTCCAGAAAGCCTTGGAAAGTGTGTATTACCTTGAACCAATGCGTTTAGGCTCGTCCTATAAGGCAGATTACAGTATCGATCCCGATGTTCACAGCTTCGAGGTGACTGACAGCCAAGTCTACTTTGTACCGGTTATCGATGAAACCGGTTATCAGGTTTCCGGGGCGGTCATGATTCTCGTTCCCACCAGTACAGCCACCGGATTCAACAACTTGCTCAGGACCCTCTTCATTGTAGCAGCTGTTGTTTTCTTGGGTATCCTTTTAGTCATTTCCTTCACTCGAGACCCGATGACAGGCTTCATGGTCCTCGGACTCTTTGCCATCGTATTGGTGTTCATTGCCTATCCCTTGATTGAGGCAGTTCGCCTGTCGTTCATGAAGGACGGTGTTTTCAGCCTGCAAACCTGGAAGGAAAGTCTCTCACCCACCTATTTGGTTGCCCTGTGGGGTTCACTCAGGCTTGGCATCCTGACAGCCACCATTTCTACCTTGGTAGGGTATATGTTCGCCTTCCTTATAGAGAGAACGAGTTTCAAGCAGAAGAAGCTGATGACCACGCTGGCTACCATGCCGGTCATTTCCCCGCCTTTCTCCTTGTCTCTCTCCATCATCCTACTCTTCGGGAACAATGGCTTGATCAGCAAGCAACTGCTTCATCTGAACACCTCCATCTATGGATTGGGAGGCTTGACGGTTGTCCAGGTCATCGGTATGTTCCCCATTGCCTTCATGACGATCAGCGGAGTGCTCAGGCAGATCGATTCCACCGTTGAGGATGCTTCGCTTGATCTCAGCGCCACCAGGTGGCAGACCTTCAAGTCGATCACCCTGCCCCTGTCAGCTCCTGGCATACTCTCTGCTTGGCTTCTGGTATTCACCAATTCCCTGGCAGACTTTGCCAACCCCTTGCTGCTCAGCGGTGACTATCGTGTGCTTTCTACTGAAGCCTATATGCTGGTTACCGGGCGCAGCAACCTTGGAGCCGGTTCGGCTCTTTCGTTCATCCTCTTGATGCCTACGTTGACCGCCTTCCTCATCCAGCGCAATTGGGTGTCGAAGAAGAGCTTCGTAACAGTTACCGGCAAGCCCTCCACCAACCTCACTGAATTGACGAATAAACCGGTGCGCATGGTACTGGAGATCGGATCGTGGGCTTTCATCGGCTTCATCGGCGCTCTGTACTTGACCATCGTGGCAGGATGCTTTGTGGTCAACTGGGGTATCGACTACTCCTTCACCCTTGCAAACTGGGGAGAAGCCCTCTCGCGAGGCTGGACATCCATCCGCGATACGGTCACCTTGGCCCTCATCGCCACCCCGATTGCAGGTTTGTTGGCCATGCTCAGTGCCATGTTGATAGTGCGAAAGAAGTTCCCGGGCAAACGGTTCTTGGAAATGATGATCATGACTCCCTACGCCATTCCCGGTACCCTGATCGGTATCAGCTATGTTTTGGCTTTCAACAAGCAACCGCTGCTTTTGGTGGGAACCGGTGCGATTATCGTCATCAACTACATAATCCGCGAATTGCCGGTTGGTCTTGAGAACGGCATCACAGCCCTCCATCAAATAGACCCGGCCATCGAGGAGTCGGCTGCAGACTTGGGTGCTGATGTGCCCACCGTCTTCAAGACAATTGTTCTGCCGTTGATCCGACCGGCCTTCTTGAGCAGCATGTCGTACACGTTTGTACGTTCCATGACTGCCGTCAGTGCCATCATCTTCTTGATATCGGCTCGCTGGAATCACTTGACCGTCTTGATTTTCAACTTCTCTGAAAACCTCAGGTTCGGTCTAGCCAGCGTCTTGTCAACCGTCCTGATTTTCATCGTCCTCTCTGTTTGGGCCCTGATGCAGATCGTGGTTCGTGATGACAAGCTCACCCAGAAATCTATCTCAACCCGCTAA